In the Coleofasciculus sp. FACHB-T130 genome, TGGTGTGGTGTTCAACAGCGTGTTGCTCAATCTCTACCGAGATGGCAATGACAGTATGGGCTGGCACAGCGATGATGAACCGGAGCTAGGACACAATCCAGTCATTGGTTCTCTGAGTTTGGGAGGAACGCGGCGGTTCATGCTGCGGCATCGAGCCGAGAAAGGCTTGAAGCATCAACTGGAGTTAACTTCTGGTAGTTTCTTGTTGATGCAAGGGACAACGCAGCACTACTGGCAGCATCAAATTCCTAAAACTAAACGTCCGGTTCCTCCCCGGATTAATTTGACCTTTCGAGTCATTGGCTGATCAACAAGCATAAGCCTCACTGATTCACTTGGACAGGTTGATGCTGAATTTCAGTTGTTGCGGGAAACGCGATGACCTTGTAGTTCTGCTGGCAGGAGAAGGGGCAATCAGTAAGCTGAAACGGCGATCGCGTACAGCCCTTTGGGCATGAAAACAGCGAAGCGAGGCTA is a window encoding:
- a CDS encoding alpha-ketoglutarate-dependent dioxygenase AlkB translates to MLSIPLQLPDADIIFYPSLLDEEESDRLLTQLTETIDWRQDWISIYGRSMPQPRLTAWYSNPGISYTYSGITMHPSPWTRTLLDLKAKAEAVSGVVFNSVLLNLYRDGNDSMGWHSDDEPELGHNPVIGSLSLGGTRRFMLRHRAEKGLKHQLELTSGSFLLMQGTTQHYWQHQIPKTKRPVPPRINLTFRVIG